One window of the bacterium genome contains the following:
- a CDS encoding DegT/DnrJ/EryC1/StrS family aminotransferase: MTVPLLDLKRQYKTMQAEIEREVLAVLESGYYILGPNVKAFETEFAEYTGSKFAIGLNSGTDALRVALRAFGVGPGDEIITSSFSYFATCEVIDDIGAKVIFADIEPKTFNIDPEDVRRKITPKTKALLPVHLFGQLCNMNEIIKIAKEHDLYILEDACQSVGSNSHAGKAGSIGHAGAFSFFPSKNLGAVGDGGLLTTSDEAIRDFANSMRMHGTKSDRYRHELFGYNSRLDELQAAILRVKLRHLDDFNQLRRNNADRYREAFEKIEGIEPAFEENGYRHTYHQYTIRILDGKRDKVFKHLQESGIGCAIYYMVPLHRQPVYGDTYKDVHLPQVDLASREVLSLPIFPELTTEEQNAVINAVIEGLSE; the protein is encoded by the coding sequence ATGACCGTTCCCCTGCTCGATCTTAAACGACAGTACAAAACAATGCAAGCTGAAATCGAGCGAGAGGTTCTTGCCGTTCTCGAATCGGGATATTATATTCTCGGGCCAAACGTAAAAGCCTTCGAGACTGAATTCGCCGAATATACCGGCTCAAAATTCGCCATCGGACTTAATTCCGGCACAGATGCTCTTCGTGTCGCGTTGCGCGCATTTGGAGTTGGTCCAGGTGACGAGATTATTACCTCGTCTTTCAGCTATTTTGCCACATGCGAGGTCATCGATGACATCGGGGCAAAAGTAATATTCGCGGACATCGAACCGAAGACTTTCAATATCGACCCCGAGGATGTCCGCCGCAAGATAACACCCAAAACCAAGGCGTTGCTTCCAGTGCATCTTTTCGGTCAACTTTGCAACATGAATGAGATAATAAAGATAGCCAAAGAACATGATCTTTATATTCTCGAAGATGCCTGTCAGTCTGTTGGATCGAATAGCCATGCTGGCAAAGCAGGTTCTATCGGCCATGCCGGTGCATTCAGTTTTTTCCCGAGCAAAAATCTCGGTGCTGTAGGTGATGGCGGTCTTCTTACTACAAGTGATGAAGCCATCAGGGATTTCGCAAACTCGATGCGTATGCACGGCACAAAAAGCGACCGTTATCGCCATGAGCTTTTCGGATATAATAGCAGGCTCGACGAGCTGCAAGCGGCTATTCTTAGAGTTAAACTCCGCCACCTCGATGATTTTAACCAGCTCCGCCGCAACAATGCCGACCGCTACCGTGAGGCCTTCGAAAAAATAGAAGGCATCGAACCAGCATTCGAGGAAAACGGTTATCGCCACACTTACCATCAATATACAATTCGCATTTTAGATGGTAAACGCGATAAGGTTTTCAAGCATTTACAAGAGAGTGGTATAGGTTGCGCGATTTATTACATGGTGCCGCTTCATCGACAACCAGTATATGGAGACACCTATAAAGATGTTCATCTTCCTCAGGTTGATCTCGCCTCGCGCGAGGTTTTGTCCTTGCCGATATTCCCCGAATTGACCACGGAAGAGCAAAATGCAGTGATAAATGCTGTTATTGAAGGACTGTCTGAATAG
- a CDS encoding glycosyltransferase — protein MKILAFSFYFPPHGGPGALRPLKLLKYAARLGAEGVVISADKDDYPILDESLLAEIPREFLTLSTPKNRDPLRLLRKKMPNVIHAPSSDLFFLPDNKIWWIDMASRLGIKSIESPDIVWATCPPFSAALAARRAAKELKVPLVLDFRDSWTKNPNRKRLPAPHRIINRYLAAKACNSADLITCVYNSIASEIIGYAPTANIHILPNGYDPSDRPEETTPINDDGLNICYLGTIYPDLNYPLEFLQAMVKLPKTHLKIVGRYPQRVAEDAKRLGISDRVELLGYKNHKEALAITSSADALLLYIDNRSLNCGQVTSKTYEYMGLGRPIIACIPRGGEAESVLKDYSAAYPISTGSVSALVRTLKQLSAKKKEGALKRVAPPPEFDRKLIAEKWFELIKDIKQ, from the coding sequence TTGAAGATTCTCGCTTTCAGCTTCTATTTCCCACCGCATGGCGGCCCCGGTGCGCTTCGGCCGCTCAAGCTATTGAAGTATGCCGCACGACTCGGCGCCGAGGGTGTTGTTATCTCGGCGGATAAAGACGATTACCCTATATTGGACGAGTCCCTATTAGCTGAGATTCCGCGCGAATTTCTCACTCTTAGCACACCGAAGAACCGCGACCCACTTCGCTTGTTGAGAAAGAAAATGCCGAATGTTATTCACGCGCCATCGAGCGACCTTTTCTTCTTGCCTGATAACAAAATATGGTGGATAGATATGGCTTCGCGGCTCGGTATCAAGTCGATTGAATCGCCTGACATTGTATGGGCGACATGCCCGCCTTTTTCGGCGGCACTCGCTGCTCGACGCGCAGCGAAAGAGCTCAAAGTGCCATTGGTTCTCGATTTTCGCGATTCTTGGACAAAAAACCCAAACAGAAAACGACTTCCAGCACCTCACCGAATCATTAATCGTTATTTAGCGGCCAAGGCCTGCAACTCCGCCGATCTTATAACCTGCGTCTATAATTCAATTGCCTCCGAGATAATAGGATATGCTCCTACGGCGAATATCCATATTTTGCCAAATGGCTACGATCCTTCGGACCGCCCGGAGGAAACCACACCGATTAATGATGATGGTCTGAACATATGCTATCTTGGGACGATATATCCTGATTTGAATTATCCCCTCGAGTTTCTACAAGCCATGGTAAAGCTACCGAAAACACATCTGAAGATCGTGGGAAGATATCCGCAAAGGGTTGCAGAAGACGCAAAACGATTAGGTATCTCAGACAGAGTGGAATTATTGGGCTATAAAAACCACAAGGAAGCGCTTGCGATTACAAGCTCGGCGGACGCTCTGTTATTGTATATTGATAACCGCTCTTTAAACTGTGGCCAGGTGACGAGCAAAACCTATGAATATATGGGTCTTGGAAGACCGATAATCGCCTGCATTCCTCGTGGAGGCGAGGCGGAAAGCGTCTTGAAAGACTATTCTGCCGCCTATCCAATAAGCACTGGTAGTGTCAGTGCGTTAGTACGGACATTGAAGCAGCTTTCCGCAAAAAAGAAGGAGGGTGCGCTCAAGCGTGTCGCGCCGCCGCCCGAATTTGACAGAAAGCTTATTGCCGAGAAATGGTTTGAATTGATAAAAGATATTAAGCAATAG
- a CDS encoding 2,3-bisphosphoglycerate-independent phosphoglycerate mutase, which translates to MFDDVLKDLIQKNNTKAILLVSDGVGGTTVNGRTELEAAKTPNLDELAKKGSMGLHYPVGYGLTPGSGPGHLALFGYDPIKNQIGRGILEALGSGMTVKQGDLAVRGNFATKKNGLITDRRAGRIPTDKCAELVEKIRKNLADVDGIEFDIKAAKDYRFAVVFHSPSLKDDIEDADPQQVGLQPRPASAKNPESENGARIINRFIEEVDCILKDERPANTCLIRGAANTPDIMPFEEKYGMSAQGIAVYPMYKGLARLVGMEVSDGLTSLKDEISRLEKTFDSFDFHFLHFKYTDSAGEDGDFDRKVAMIERFDSIIPSVLDLKADVVAISGDHSTPSCLKLHSWHPVPLLLNSPYAFMDDCKRFTEREAANCGILGHIPGQAIMPLILANCGRLMKFGA; encoded by the coding sequence ATGTTTGACGATGTGCTAAAAGATTTAATCCAAAAGAATAACACCAAGGCTATATTACTCGTATCCGACGGCGTTGGGGGAACAACGGTTAACGGTCGCACCGAGTTGGAGGCCGCCAAAACCCCAAATCTCGACGAACTGGCGAAAAAAGGTTCGATGGGACTTCACTATCCTGTGGGTTATGGTCTCACTCCCGGCAGTGGCCCGGGACATCTTGCTCTGTTTGGTTATGACCCTATAAAAAACCAAATTGGAAGGGGCATTCTCGAGGCTCTTGGAAGTGGAATGACTGTCAAGCAAGGAGATTTGGCGGTTCGTGGTAATTTTGCAACCAAGAAAAACGGCCTAATCACAGACCGTAGGGCCGGACGAATACCAACTGATAAATGCGCCGAATTAGTAGAGAAAATCCGCAAAAACCTTGCCGATGTGGATGGTATCGAATTCGATATCAAAGCTGCTAAGGACTACCGCTTCGCGGTTGTTTTCCACAGCCCTTCACTTAAAGATGATATCGAGGATGCCGACCCTCAGCAGGTGGGTTTGCAACCTCGGCCGGCTTCGGCAAAAAATCCTGAAAGCGAAAATGGTGCTAGGATTATCAACCGTTTTATCGAGGAGGTCGATTGCATACTCAAAGATGAGCGCCCAGCAAATACCTGCCTTATACGCGGTGCGGCTAACACGCCGGATATTATGCCATTCGAGGAGAAATACGGCATGTCCGCTCAGGGTATAGCAGTTTACCCAATGTATAAGGGACTTGCCAGGCTTGTAGGCATGGAAGTTTCCGACGGCTTAACCTCTCTTAAAGATGAGATCTCGCGGCTCGAAAAAACATTCGACAGTTTTGATTTCCATTTCCTACATTTTAAATACACAGACTCTGCCGGCGAGGACGGAGATTTTGACAGAAAAGTCGCCATGATAGAGCGATTCGACTCGATTATACCATCGGTATTGGATTTAAAGGCCGATGTAGTTGCCATTTCTGGAGACCATTCGACGCCTAGTTGCTTGAAACTCCATAGCTGGCATCCTGTGCCGCTACTATTGAACAGCCCGTATGCCTTTATGGACGATTGTAAGAGATTCACAGAACGCGAAGCGGCGAATTGCGGGATTTTGGGACATATTCCCGGTCAGGCAATAATGCCTCTTATACTTGCCAACTGCGGAAGGCTGATGAAGTTTGGAGCATAA
- a CDS encoding DUF1460 domain-containing protein: protein MEHKPKENIKQGLRKAQNLSFIDRVEFWSRFFLNKPYFKHPLSDNGGKQSLRFDGFDCMTLVETCLALGMSSEIREVLPNLNNIRYYNSAQDFAHRKHFVSVDWIPGNSSLVKKLDIYTNSICSREIDRVQFFNNQGFNFQGNSNLAKTEKVAFRYLSTDKIKDIASALPRFLIVLFIGGIDWTVVSHMGMLSTKGFMLRHASLSEGKVIEIYLFDYLKTRSSLKGVSFLQILDSA from the coding sequence TTGGAGCATAAGCCTAAAGAGAATATAAAACAAGGTCTAAGAAAAGCACAAAATCTGTCTTTTATTGATCGAGTGGAGTTTTGGTCTCGGTTTTTTCTCAATAAACCATATTTTAAACACCCACTTTCTGACAACGGAGGCAAACAAAGTCTTCGTTTTGATGGTTTCGATTGCATGACATTAGTCGAGACATGTCTGGCATTGGGTATGTCATCTGAAATAAGGGAGGTCCTTCCAAACTTGAACAATATAAGATACTACAATAGTGCACAAGATTTTGCGCATCGCAAACATTTTGTCTCTGTCGATTGGATACCGGGAAATAGTAGTTTGGTGAAAAAATTAGATATATATACAAACTCGATATGCTCAAGAGAAATCGACAGGGTTCAGTTTTTTAATAATCAAGGTTTCAATTTTCAGGGGAATTCAAACCTTGCAAAGACCGAAAAAGTTGCCTTTAGATATTTATCTACTGATAAAATTAAAGATATTGCCAGCGCATTGCCGAGATTCTTAATTGTCCTTTTCATCGGAGGCATAGATTGGACAGTTGTTTCACATATGGGCATGCTTTCCACCAAGGGATTTATGCTCCGTCATGCGAGCCTGAGCGAGGGCAAAGTAATCGAAATTTATTTATTTGATTACCTTAAAACCCGTTCTTCCCTCAAAGGAGTTTCTTTTCTCCAAATACTCGATAGCGCTTGA
- a CDS encoding YbbR-like domain-containing protein, translating into MKNRLLKNMPAKIFAFLVACFLWMHVATEQKYEHVYSLPLTIEGLPEEYVLGAPLPDSVGVILKGQGKDLIKLFFAEPSIVIDGRGFKYSERFFDLLEADLRLPESSYELIGFTRSEPIRLVIDRYANAEVPIKNQLYLESADGYAIAYDKTTFEPLEIIIEGPGKIIRSVEFVKTVADTFRNLNASTTVAVDIEKELFLLNYTPSRVSAKIFVEPLITVTIEEIPVKIKGLQPSLGISLDNNRIAIVFSGIKTDIELLDRDDIHVFVDYSTNNTKQIQPVIIYPSELQIVSTQPEYFGFINK; encoded by the coding sequence GTGAAAAATAGACTACTTAAAAACATGCCCGCGAAAATTTTCGCTTTCCTAGTGGCTTGCTTTCTTTGGATGCATGTCGCTACAGAACAGAAGTATGAGCACGTATATAGTTTACCACTGACTATAGAGGGGCTACCCGAAGAATATGTTTTGGGAGCCCCTCTTCCCGATTCTGTTGGAGTTATTCTTAAGGGCCAAGGCAAAGACCTCATAAAACTATTTTTCGCCGAACCCTCCATTGTCATCGATGGTAGGGGCTTTAAATACTCCGAGCGCTTTTTCGATCTACTGGAAGCCGATCTTCGGCTTCCAGAGAGCAGCTATGAATTGATAGGTTTTACCCGCTCCGAACCAATTAGACTTGTTATTGATAGATATGCCAACGCAGAGGTTCCGATTAAAAATCAATTATATCTTGAGTCTGCTGATGGTTATGCCATTGCATATGACAAAACTACCTTTGAACCACTTGAGATTATTATTGAAGGTCCGGGAAAAATCATTCGTTCAGTGGAATTTGTTAAAACTGTCGCGGACACTTTCCGAAATCTTAATGCTAGCACTACAGTCGCTGTCGATATTGAAAAAGAGCTGTTTCTGCTAAATTATACACCCAGCCGCGTTTCTGCGAAGATTTTTGTCGAACCTTTAATCACCGTTACCATCGAAGAAATTCCTGTTAAAATAAAGGGGCTTCAGCCCTCTCTGGGGATTTCCCTCGATAATAATAGAATTGCAATCGTTTTTAGCGGAATTAAAACGGATATCGAATTACTCGATCGCGATGATATTCATGTATTCGTTGATTATTCTACCAATAACACCAAGCAGATACAGCCAGTTATAATCTATCCCTCTGAACTTCAGATAGTATCGACCCAACCTGAATATTTTGGTTTCATAAATAAATAG
- a CDS encoding HDIG domain-containing protein: protein MFQDRVNLDSASPDSNDNRHESIENADRDQPERSRKFVISRKHLSYLLLTITAFLLLPFFIPFKGVESDIPDVGDISSKEVIAPFNFPIVKPETEFEREKQTARQNVPYVLNYVDGVVTSAKSEFSKSWTNTLKAITARGTTDSGKIDSIKARFPEISEESARTLAELRKPAGVKTSVLELLSESYSEGIFNWKSLGRGDTAQLFNIRRNGQEQVIPAERITTIEVTIRKIGEKSASDFSSYPDKGHLVYELTTLFLRPNLLPDKELTEQKRQKAVDGVKRERGIVLRDQRIVDEHERVSDEIHQKLVSLAIAKSSKYSNRPTVYNALTVLARLLLALLILWIFSKYIQIRFPQIWNTSSSFSILLFSIWFPCLFAFIFRAVGWPDFITPIAFSAALLAVLIGLEPAIAVIFTASILTSIASKNPHNLLITLLVEGTICSILFSRIQVRRESIKAIAWTSASALIAIAVLDFVSLTEYGTLGIRALSVLSACVFGPLLALGLLPLFEKFSGLVTDFTLADYANTNAQILQQLAIEAPGTFHHCIVVSNMAETAAESIGADPLLAKAGALYHDIGKLSHPYYFSENLTEDNPHERLSPKMSFIVLSGHVTEGVRIARKNDIPRPIIDIIQQHHGDSVMRFFYEKAREVDDSVTENDFSYPGPKPQSKEAAIVMLADTVEATVRSIKDIEKKSLLRLINNSIENKFSTGQLADCDLTTGDLKLITDSFIRILEGVLHRRPRLRLKNGGLEGQQTRKEDH, encoded by the coding sequence ATGTTTCAAGATAGAGTTAATTTGGATAGCGCTTCGCCAGACAGCAACGATAATCGACACGAGTCCATAGAAAACGCCGATCGCGATCAGCCGGAGCGATCGCGTAAGTTTGTTATATCTCGGAAACACCTCTCTTATTTATTACTTACAATAACTGCTTTTTTGCTATTGCCTTTTTTTATTCCTTTTAAAGGGGTCGAGTCTGACATTCCCGATGTTGGCGATATAAGTTCAAAAGAGGTTATAGCGCCGTTTAATTTTCCTATAGTCAAACCTGAAACTGAATTTGAGAGGGAAAAGCAAACCGCACGACAAAATGTTCCTTATGTCCTGAATTATGTTGATGGTGTAGTTACAAGTGCGAAATCTGAGTTTAGCAAATCTTGGACAAATACGCTCAAAGCAATAACAGCTAGGGGAACTACCGATTCAGGTAAGATAGACTCGATAAAAGCGCGTTTTCCAGAAATTTCCGAAGAATCAGCACGAACACTTGCTGAACTTAGGAAGCCCGCCGGCGTGAAGACTTCTGTGCTCGAGCTTCTTTCTGAGAGCTATTCTGAAGGTATCTTCAACTGGAAAAGCTTAGGGCGCGGAGATACAGCACAGCTATTCAATATCAGAAGGAATGGCCAAGAGCAGGTTATTCCAGCCGAGAGAATCACGACTATTGAAGTCACTATTAGAAAGATAGGGGAAAAATCCGCGTCGGATTTCTCGAGCTACCCCGACAAGGGACATTTAGTATATGAATTGACAACATTATTTCTAAGGCCGAATCTTCTTCCAGACAAAGAATTAACCGAACAAAAGCGCCAAAAAGCAGTCGATGGAGTCAAGCGAGAAAGAGGCATTGTTCTTCGCGACCAACGCATCGTTGATGAACATGAGAGGGTTTCCGACGAGATACACCAAAAACTAGTATCGTTAGCAATAGCAAAATCGAGCAAATATTCGAATCGTCCGACAGTTTATAATGCGCTTACAGTATTAGCAAGACTACTTCTTGCGTTACTTATTCTATGGATCTTCTCGAAATATATTCAAATTCGTTTTCCCCAAATATGGAACACTTCCAGTAGTTTTTCAATCCTGCTTTTCAGCATATGGTTTCCATGTCTTTTTGCATTTATTTTCCGTGCTGTTGGGTGGCCTGATTTCATCACGCCTATAGCGTTTTCAGCAGCTCTTTTAGCCGTTCTTATTGGTCTCGAACCGGCTATTGCAGTGATATTTACAGCCTCAATCCTAACTTCAATTGCGAGCAAAAATCCGCACAATCTTCTTATTACTTTACTTGTCGAAGGCACAATTTGCTCTATTCTATTTTCGCGGATTCAGGTTAGGAGAGAGAGTATTAAGGCTATTGCCTGGACTTCCGCCTCGGCTTTAATTGCTATTGCAGTTTTGGATTTTGTATCGCTAACCGAATATGGCACACTTGGCATACGCGCGCTTTCCGTTTTATCGGCCTGTGTTTTTGGTCCGCTTTTGGCATTGGGTCTCTTGCCCCTCTTTGAAAAATTCTCAGGTTTGGTTACCGACTTTACCCTCGCCGACTATGCTAACACCAACGCGCAAATACTTCAACAACTTGCTATCGAAGCGCCGGGGACATTTCACCATTGTATAGTGGTAAGCAACATGGCGGAAACAGCCGCAGAATCAATCGGTGCGGATCCGCTTCTTGCCAAAGCCGGCGCCCTTTACCATGATATCGGCAAACTTAGTCATCCATATTATTTTTCAGAGAATCTCACCGAAGACAATCCGCATGAACGACTTAGCCCGAAAATGAGCTTTATTGTGCTTTCTGGCCATGTAACCGAGGGTGTCCGTATAGCCAGAAAAAATGACATTCCGCGCCCGATAATTGACATTATTCAGCAGCACCATGGCGACAGTGTAATGCGCTTTTTCTATGAAAAAGCTCGTGAAGTGGATGATTCTGTTACAGAGAATGATTTCAGTTATCCGGGGCCAAAACCACAATCGAAAGAAGCAGCCATTGTCATGCTTGCAGATACAGTCGAGGCTACTGTTAGGTCGATAAAGGATATTGAAAAGAAATCCTTATTGCGCTTAATAAATAACTCTATAGAAAACAAATTTTCCACCGGTCAACTTGCAGACTGTGATCTTACAACCGGAGATTTAAAACTCATCACGGATTCATTCATTAGAATACTCGAGGGCGTCCTTCACAGAAGGCCCAGGCTTCGGCTCAAAAACGGAGGTCTCGAGGGCCAGCAAACTCGGAAAGAAGACCACTGA
- a CDS encoding HlyC/CorC family transporter codes for MIAAVITLVIYGVIVIYIYAVSIAENAAFALNAENIRSLVSRNEPIAKWLSERLKKPREFIQYFVIVKTFLISCLLVVSIIFNSFYFHWTIILATGLLTWNILILYANAFPGKAIRRNRVEKALRWIPFVRFLGWLIWPFIILWRAALRFLVPEGGIGGPLTIERELDELMPDGKDFASLETDEKEMIRHVVEFRSTTVREIMVPRIDMVCISHDETPTEAVEVITVAGHTRVPVYKERIDNVVGVLYAKDLLNAISSEQKISDLTEIARAPYFVPESKLTNDLLRELRRECVHMAIIVDEYGGTAGLVTLEDLIEEIVGEIQDEYDFEEIPIRKLSENVYNVLAKLPIDEVNEELGIELPEDDSETLGGFIYGIAGAIPNAGDKFEFENILFVVESVSGQRLKNVKIVIKNPEEEG; via the coding sequence ATGATAGCAGCAGTGATAACATTAGTCATTTATGGGGTAATCGTAATCTATATTTATGCGGTTTCGATTGCAGAAAACGCGGCTTTTGCACTTAACGCAGAAAACATTAGGTCACTTGTTTCAAGAAATGAACCGATAGCGAAATGGTTATCGGAGCGTCTTAAAAAACCTCGCGAATTCATACAATATTTCGTTATCGTGAAGACCTTTCTCATATCTTGTTTATTGGTCGTTTCAATAATCTTTAATTCATTTTACTTCCATTGGACAATAATACTTGCGACAGGCTTGCTTACATGGAATATATTAATTCTTTACGCCAACGCCTTTCCCGGTAAAGCAATACGTAGAAACCGCGTGGAAAAAGCTCTCAGATGGATACCCTTCGTGCGCTTTTTGGGTTGGTTGATATGGCCATTTATTATTTTATGGAGGGCAGCACTCAGGTTTTTAGTTCCCGAGGGTGGTATTGGTGGGCCGCTGACCATAGAACGAGAGCTCGATGAGCTTATGCCTGATGGCAAGGATTTTGCCTCACTCGAAACCGATGAAAAAGAGATGATTCGCCACGTTGTGGAATTCAGGAGCACTACTGTCCGTGAAATAATGGTTCCGCGAATAGACATGGTCTGCATTTCTCACGATGAGACTCCAACAGAAGCAGTTGAAGTAATTACAGTGGCCGGTCACACTCGAGTCCCTGTTTATAAGGAAAGGATAGACAATGTTGTCGGTGTGCTGTATGCTAAAGACCTTCTCAATGCGATAAGTTCAGAGCAGAAGATTAGCGACCTCACTGAGATAGCTCGCGCGCCTTACTTTGTCCCTGAGTCGAAGCTAACCAACGACCTTCTTAGAGAGCTCAGACGCGAATGTGTTCACATGGCTATTATTGTCGATGAATATGGTGGAACTGCTGGTCTTGTAACACTCGAAGACCTTATCGAGGAAATTGTTGGGGAGATTCAGGACGAATATGATTTCGAGGAAATTCCTATTAGAAAACTTTCGGAAAATGTATATAATGTTCTGGCCAAGCTTCCGATAGACGAGGTCAATGAGGAGCTTGGCATAGAGCTTCCCGAAGATGACTCGGAAACCCTTGGCGGTTTCATTTATGGAATTGCGGGTGCTATTCCGAATGCTGGAGACAAGTTTGAGTTCGAGAATATCTTGTTCGTTGTCGAATCTGTTTCTGGACAGAGGCTAAAAAATGTTAAAATTGTAATAAAAAATCCCGAAGAGGAAGGCTAA